In the genome of Candidatus Limnocylindrales bacterium, the window ATCTACCTTTACAGTAAATTCTGTTTCGACAGGGGGGGCATCTTTTTTAAAGAGATTACTCGGACCGATCAGGGTAGACCGAATCTCCTGGCCTTTCTTGTCTACATGGTAAATCTCGCCGCTGGTAACCTTCCCCTCCTCCTTGGGTTTTGTGGTATAGAAGGAAAAAGTTCCATAGGTCCCCCGGATATCCGGAGTGCCCATTCCAGAGAGAGACCTGGCTTTACTTTGTACAGGAGGAAAATTTACCGGAATTCGCAGAACTGTGGAAGGGATATTATGCTCGCTCAGGATTTCCCAAAAAGCTTTTCCTTTCCTGAGGAGTTCTGTTTTAACATTGGAAAGGGGGATGACCCAATTTCCCAGGCTTATTTTCTTTTCCGGTGCCCGGACCCGGGCCATGGAAAAAAATGGAATATACTGTTCTGGATCCCGAGAAATAAAGTCGTAAATGTTGTGTTTACCCGGATTTAATCCGGTAATGAAGGTAGACCAGGCTACCGGGCTCTGAGGAGGAACGGTAGTGGCCAGGGGTAAAAAATCTCCCTGTTCCCTGAGAGCCTGAAAGTGAGGAAGATCTCCCTCTTTTATAAATTCATCCAATAAAGCCGGGTCCATTCCATCAAATCCAAGCACCAGAACCTTTTTTGAAGGTCCTGGGAGCGCAGATGCCGTGCCTGTCAGGACCTGTCTCTTCTTCGCGAGACGTACGGGTCGATGGCCATCGACCCGTACATCTCGGTTTACATCCATGAAAAAAATCCCGAGAAGAGCAAACAGGCAGACAAAATAGCCTATGCCAGTCAGTAGAAGCTTAAATCGAGTCAATAGTTTGCCGTCTGTTATCCGTTGTCTGTAATAGCTCCAGAGACCCAGAAAACATGGAGATAAAGTACGGGTCGATGGTCATCGACCCGTACGTTTTATTTCTCCCCAGGTTCTCTGACTCTTTGTGGCCAAGCACAACAAACAATGGGCAACGGACGCCTGTCAAAACAGCGATTTTCCATCAAAATAAGGCGGAACTTCAACTCCTAAGGATTTTAAAATGGTTGGAGCAATATCGACAATATGGGGAGATGTTGTCCGAACAGGTCGATTGCAGAAAAGAACTCCCGGGACCAATTGAGGATCCATACAGTGATCTCCACCCCAGGCTTTTTCGTTATTTTTAAAGACCTGCTCATCTAACCTTCCGGTTACTGATTCCCAGGAAGCCCGATATCCTTTATTATATCCGATGATGAGATCGGGAGCATTCTCCATGTAGGGACCCGAGTAAACCTCCCGGCTATCATAAACTCTCCGGATAGCAACCTCACCGGTTTCCTCATCCTTCAAGCCTGTGAGTTTCATGCTCAATTCTTTCTTCAACTCCTCAAACTCTCTCCCGGGTTTCACAATTCCCATGGCTTCCCGCCCTTTCAGGTTGATATATAGGCCTGCCAGGCCTAAAGCGTATGCCTTGGTTCGACTCCAATCTACCCGTCTCAGCCAATCATTCCCCCTACTTCCGGTGTTTTCTTCCAGAAACAGATAACCATTCTGATATAACCAGGTATTCAGATTAACCCCACGTTGGAACCGGCTAAATCCATGATCGGACATAACCAGAAGAAGGGTCTTCTCATCAACCTTTTCCATTACCCGCCCCAGCAGATCATCCATACGCTTATAAAGGTCCGGTATGACACCTGTAAGGGAGTGGGAGAGTGGGGGGGTATGGGAGTATGGAGGTGGGGGAGTATGGAAGTGTGGAAGTATGGAAGTGTGGGGGTGTAGGGGAGATTCGCCTATACTCCCATACTCCCTCCCCTCCATACTTTCTTTCTTCCAATACTTCCAGAACATGTGCTGAATCCGATCGGTTGTATCGAAAACACATACACATAGACCTTTTCGAATTTTCTCTAATTCGTGAAAGAGCATCTTCTCCCGCTCTTCATGGATCAGGTAAGCCTGTTCCAGAAAAGCTTTTTCATCCAGTGCCCCTTCGTTTAAGGCCCAGGTATCCTCGGCGAGTCCTAAGGTCGTATAACTTCCGATTACTTTAGCCAGGTAGATGGAGTAGATAAAGGGATATGATATGGGAAGGGCCGGATTTTCGGGGTCGATGTTGATGG includes:
- a CDS encoding alkaline phosphatase family protein: MLAYISTNKNKMMKKSLIIFYLFIVALLGLPSIASAYIGPGAGFAFFSSFFILLATFLLALLALILLPVRLVLIKLKRKKGYVKSDIDRVIVIGLDGMDPSTVEELMEQGHLKNFSKLKEMGSYHRLQTTTPSISPVAWSSFITGVNPGRHNIFDFLSRDRKTYLPYLSSAHIGGPSRTLSLGKYVIPLGRPQIKLLRKGKPFWNILGEKGISSSILRVPITFPPEKFAGRVLSAMGVPDLRGSQGTFSYYTTSQDELEGHTEGRFFKVEIVENKIRTFIEGPENPILKKRTEIKLPLFITIYKDSEEVELEVSGQKLRLKKGQYSPWVRLTFKLGLGMKVYGICRFYLKSIFPEFGLYLSPINIDPENPALPISYPFIYSIYLAKVIGSYTTLGLAEDTWALNEGALDEKAFLEQAYLIHEEREKMLFHELEKIRKGLCVCVFDTTDRIQHMFWKYWKKESMEGREYGSIGESPLHPHTSILPHFHTPPPPYSHTPPLSHSLTGVIPDLYKRMDDLLGRVMEKVDEKTLLLVMSDHGFSRFQRGVNLNTWLYQNGYLFLEENTGSRGNDWLRRVDWSRTKAYALGLAGLYINLKGREAMGIVKPGREFEELKKELSMKLTGLKDEETGEVAIRRVYDSREVYSGPYMENAPDLIIGYNKGYRASWESVTGRLDEQVFKNNEKAWGGDHCMDPQLVPGVLFCNRPVRTTSPHIVDIAPTILKSLGVEVPPYFDGKSLF